A region from the Triticum aestivum cultivar Chinese Spring chromosome 3D, IWGSC CS RefSeq v2.1, whole genome shotgun sequence genome encodes:
- the LOC123075567 gene encoding epoxide hydrolase 3, producing MVNLVEAQKPLLHFLIKWAGLRQHTVDVDGAGTVLTFWVPKDKVPGNSSTVTPEEKQSETKANSRRPSVVLVHGFAAEGIVTWQFQVGALAKHYDVYIPDLLYFGGSTSPSTDRSPGFQAECLAAALGKLGVDECTVVGFSYGGMVAFKMAESRPDLVRSLVVSGSVVAMTDSISDATLERIGVRSSAELLLPESVKGLKALLSIAAHRRLWFPERLHRDFLEVMFTNRKERAELLEGLVVSNKDATVPVLPQKILLLWGHNDNIFNIELAKTMKEQLGEKTMLQSIDKAGHLVHLERPCVYNQHLMEFLAYATAEASKESAN from the exons ATGGTGAACCTGGTGGAGGCGCAGAAGCCGCTGCTCCACTTCCTGATCAAGTGGGCCGGCCTCCGGCAGCACACCGTCGACGTGGACGGCGCCGGCACGGTGCTCACCTTCTGGGTGCCCAAGGACAAGGTGCCCGGGAACAGCTCCACCGTCACGCCCGAGGAGAAGCAGAGCGAGACGAAAGCCAACTCCCGGCGGCCATCCGTGGTGCTCGTGCACGGCTTCGCGGCCGAAGGCATTGTCACCTGGCAGTTCCAG GTTGGTGCGCTGGCGAAGCACTACGACGTGTACATCCCGGACCTGCTCTACTTCGGCGGCTCCACGTCGCCGTCGACGGACCGGTCGCCGGGGTTCCAGGCCGAGTGCCTGGCCGCCGCGCTCGGGAAGCTGGGCGTGGACGAGTGCACGGTGGTGGGGTTCAGCTACGGCGGGATGGTGGCCTTCAAGATGGCCGAGTCGCGCCCCGACCTCGTCCGCTCGCTCGTCGTGTCGGGCTCCGTCGTCGCCATGACCGACTCCATCAGCGACGCCACGCTCGAGCGGATCGGCGTCCGGTCGTCGGCGGAGCTGCTGCTGCCGGAGTCCGTCAAGGGGCTCAAGGCTCTGCTCTCCATCGCCGCCCACCGGAGGCTCTGGTTCCCGGAACGCCTTCACAGGGACTTCCTCGAGGTGATGTTCACCAACCGCAAGGAAAGGGCGGAGCTGCTGGAAGGTCTGGTGGTCAGCAACAAAGACGCCACCGTCCCCGTTTTGCCGCAGAAAATACTCCTGCTCTGGGGACACAACGACAACATCTTCAACATAGAGCTCGCCAAGACGATGAAAGA GCAGCTCGGGGAGAAGACGATGCTGCAGAGCATAGACAAGGCCGGACATCTCGTGCACCTGGAGAGGCCCTGCGTTTACAACCAGCACCTCATGGAGTTCTTGGCATACGCCACTGCTGAAGCTTCCAAGGAGTCTGCAAATTAA